The following are encoded in a window of Carya illinoinensis cultivar Pawnee chromosome 15, C.illinoinensisPawnee_v1, whole genome shotgun sequence genomic DNA:
- the LOC122296222 gene encoding uncharacterized protein LOC122296222 isoform X2: MAIVTGDRYLEKLVEFIEGQTGPLLEGSLVLKLNPAGLHYVQSRLEALNELESLLAGTPVDYLRAYVSDLGDHRALEQLRRILRLLPSLKVVSTLPPPSRDPTPLSLRPFGRLRILELRGCDLSATAARGLLELRHTLEKLICYNSTDALRHIFASRIAEIKGSPQWNRLSFVSCACNGLVLMDESLQLLPAVETLDLSRNKFAKVDNLRKCAKLKHLDLGFNNLRSISYFREVSCRIGKLVLRNNALTTLHGIENLKSLEGLDVSYNIISNFSEIEFLVCLPSLRSLWLEGNPLCCARWYRVQVFSYFTHLDKLKLDDKHISNREYWKRQIIIASRQKRPATFGFYSPAKDEAKEEGGNINQKRRKASRLVFLENEEENTCMYSDPESVLCDAEIRSREESVLSDAEAEIADLMNRVELMKKERSIFWLREFRVWMDHASENFVEITKPTEQTMHNEKENYRKKKSSKRYLGDSSRYVSDSVLASGDDSSTNILESDNSLADMSIGLPANQFFTQVSSLGNSGRVFLAGGIDLKEEHQQFTSSHSDVFAIQGAHGVVENVIISPLSAIDGISESHLSSAYVGSPPHYQEGILHRRHTLVKEILQLSADSYSVASSDSNTSCSDDAFCESTSAVDKSLNESYLRNIEEHSSSIDFEDKGFDQRHEIPHVRENGISYSCDDQTSRMQKSPNLEQFHHSQSNKFPAAATLDDGLSQFFNQEADYLEKRKGKRKSKKKVIPLEGENNVVSKKELFFKSNGNLDICGAEQTWTNAIVTPATDDAHKFPGSRCASLGDDGFVENYFNANIADSSMHETCQRYMCCDCVLEPQSKYRERCREVGLVLSSENKLYVLFIGLAGDQSGTIISLAGCHKVEDIREVSVGLGLQVVRLYIDRDSEYLFITRSIEKSRQLFSTFKVFDSSVANDNCSLQSLEQVQVELFEKQICGGSKVNLYQYSMVLFWCNHNGEDIWLSRSLFVMGMHLLVCVEDLMHFSSLSVDSSWPPYFSLDSCCSIVDLSEMVIEARERLCVTLALKRDASEFSSSAKAGKAASNYEKTRPSSVTWKLRWFSIESLCNFVALVKAIHAGTSLSPLHVRCIP; this comes from the exons ATGGCGATTGTGACCGGGGATCGGTACCTGGAGAAGCTGGTGGAATTCATCGAGGGGCAGACCGGTCCGCTGCTCGAAGGTTCCCTCGTGCTGAAGCTTAACCCGGCGGGCTTGCACTACGTGCAGTCGCGGCTGGAGGCGCTGAACGAATTGGAGAGCCTGCTCGCCGGTACGCCCGTGGACTACCTCCGCGCCTACGTGTCGGACCTCGGAGACCACCGCGCGCTAGAGCAGCTCCGCCGGATTCTCCGCCTTTTGCCCTCGCTCAAGGTAGTCTCCACTCTCCCACCGCCGTCTCGGGACCCCACGCCGCTGTCGTTGCGCCCCTTCGGTAGGCTGAGGATTCTGGAGCTCAGAGGCTGTGATTTGTCCGCCACCGCTGCCCGAGGGTTGTTGGAGTTGAGGCACACCTTGGAAAAGCTCATATGCTACAATTCCACg GATGCCCTACGGCATATTTTTGCTAGTAGAATTGCTGAGATAAAAGGCTCTCCCCAGTGGAACCGGTTGTCCTTTGTTTCGTGTGCATGTAATGGCTTGGTTCTAATGGACGAGTCTTTGCAGCTTCTTCCTGCTGTTGAAACTCTTGATCTTAGCCGCAACAAGTTTGCAAAAGTGGATAACCTTCGCAAGTGTGCCAAATTGAAGCACCTGGATCTTGGTTTTAATAACCTTAGATCAATTTCGTACTTCAGGGAG GTCTCCTGTCGTATTGGTAAACTTGTTTTGAGGAACAATGCTCTAACTACATTGCATGGAATTGAGAATTTGAAGTCACTTGAAGGGCTTGATGTTTCCTACAACATCATTTCCAATTTTTCAGAGATAGAGTTCCTTGTGTGCCTTCCATCTCTACGAAGCTTATGGTTGGAAGGAAATCCATTATGTTGTGCTCGATGGTATAGAGTGCAAGTATTCAGCTATTTTACTCATCTAGATAAA TTGAAGTTAGATGACAAGCACATCAGCAACAGAGAGTACTGGAAACGGCAAATTATTATTGCCAGCAGGCAGAAGCGGCCTGCCACCTTTGGCTTTTATTCTCCTGCAAAAGATGAAGCTAAAGAGGAGGGGGGGAACATTAACCAAAAGAGG AGAAAGGCATCCCGTCTTGTTTTTCTTGAGAATGAAGAAGAGAACACATGTATGTATTCTGACCCAGAGTCGGTGTTGTGTGATGCTGAGATTCGAAGCAGAGAGGAGAGTGTTCTGTCTGATGCTGAAGCTGAAATTGCTGATTTGATGAATAGAGTTGAGCTCATGAAGAAAGAGCGTTCCATTTTTTGGTTACGTGAGTTTAGGGTGTGGATGGATCATGCTTCTGAGAATTTTGTGGAAATAACTAAACCTACTGAGCAAACAATGCATAATGAAAAAGagaattatagaaaaaaaaagtcaagTAAAAGGTATCTTGGCGATAGTTCGAGATATGTCTCTGACTCTGTTCTAGCTTCTGGAGATGATAGTAGTACAAATATTTTAGAATCTGATAACTCCTTAGCAGATATGTCTATTGGTTTGCCTGCTAATCAATTCTTTACCCAAGTTAGCTCACTGGGGAATAGTGGTAGGGTTTTTCTGGCTGGGGGAATTGATCTGAAAGAGGAGCATCAGCAATTTACAAGTTCCCACTCCGATGTTTTTGCCATCCAAGGTGCTCATGGGGTGGTTGAAAATGTCATCATATCACCATTATCAGCCATCGATGGTATATCAGAGTCTCATTTGTCTTCTGCTTACGTTGGATCTCCCCCTCATTATCAAGAGGGCATTCTTCATCGTCGCCACACCTTAGTCAAGGAAATTTTGCAGCTATCCGCAGATTCTTATTCGGTGGCATCATCAGATAGTAATACCAGCTGTAGTGATGATGCTTTCTGTGAATCAACATCTGCAGTTGATAAGTCACTGAATGAATCTTATCTTAGGAATATTGAAGAGCACTCATCTTCAAttgattttgaggataaggGTTTTGACCAAAGACATGAAATTCCTCATGTAAGAGAAAATGGTATATCTTATTCATGTGATGACCAAACCTCCAGAATGCAGAAATCTCCAAATTTAGAACAGTTCCACCATTCACAGAGCAATAAATTTCCTGCTGCTGCTACTCTAGATGATGGACTTTCTCAATTTTTCAACCAAGAGGCTGATTATTTGGAGAAGAGAAAAGGCAaaaggaaatcaaagaaaaaagtgaTACCACTAGAAGGGGAGAATAATGTGGTTAGCAAGAAAGAGTTGTTTTTTAAATCTAATGGCAATTTGGATATTTGTGGAGCTGAACAGACTTGGACAAATGCAATTGTAACCCCAGCAACGGATGATGCTCATAAATTTCCTGGGTCTAGGTGCGCATCGCTTGGGGATGATGGTTTTGTTGAGAACTATTTCAATGCAAATATTGCAGATTCCAGCATGCATGAAACTTGTCAGCGGTATATGTGTTGTGATTGTGTACTTGAGCCTCAATCCAAGTATAGAGAGAG ATGCAGAGAGGTGGGTCTGGTACTGAGCAGTGAAAACAAGTTGTATGTTCTGTTCATTGGTCTTGCAGGGGATCAATCAG GAACTATCATAAGTTTAGCAGGTTGCCACAAAGTTGAAGATATTAGAGAGGTTTCAGTTGGTCTTGGACTTCAGGTTGTGAG GTTGTACATTGACAGGGATTCAGAGTACCTGTTTATAACTAGAAGCATTGAAAAGTCAAGGCAATTATTTAGTACCTTCAAAGTTTTTGATTCTTCTGTGGCAAATGATAACTGTTCTTTACAAAG TTTGGAGCAGGTTCAGGTTGAGTTGTTTGAGAAACAAATTTGTGGAGGTTCAAAAGTGAACTTATACCAATATTCTATGGTGCTATTCTGGTGCAACCACAATGGAG AGGATATATGGCTTTCAAGATCACTATTTGTGATGGGAATGCATCTGCTTGTGTGTGTTGAAGACCTTATGCACTTTAGCTCCCTTTCGGTGGATTCATCTTGGCCCCCATATTTCTCACTCGATTCATGTTGCTCCATTGTCGACTTATCTGAGATG GTCATCGAGGCTAGAGAGAGGCTGTGTGTGACATTAGCTCTTAAACGTGATGCATCAGAGTTCTCCTCCTCTGCCAAAGCTGGCAAGGCAGCCAGCAATTATGAAAAGACACGTCCAAGCTCTGTAACATGGAAGCTAAGGTGGTTCTCCATAGAAAGTCTCTGCAATTTTGTGGCATTGGTGAAGGCAATCCATGCTGGAACATCATTGTCTCCTTTGCATGTAAGATGTATACCATGA
- the LOC122296222 gene encoding uncharacterized protein LOC122296222 isoform X4 yields the protein MAIVTGDRYLEKLVEFIEGQTGPLLEGSLVLKLNPAGLHYVQSRLEALNELESLLAGTPVDYLRAYVSDLGDHRALEQLRRILRLLPSLKVVSTLPPPSRDPTPLSLRPFGRLRILELRGCDLSATAARGLLELRHTLEKLICYNSTDALRHIFASRIAEIKGSPQWNRLSFVSCACNGLVLMDESLQLLPAVETLDLSRNKFAKVDNLRKCAKLKHLDLGFNNLRSISYFREVSCRIGKLVLRNNALTTLHGIENLKSLEGLDVSYNIISNFSEIEFLVCLPSLRSLWLEGNPLCCARWYRVQVFSYFTHLDKLKLDDKHISNREYWKRQIIIASRQKRPATFGFYSPAKDEAKEEGGNINQKRRKASRLVFLENEEENTCMYSDPESVLCDAEIRSREESVLSDAEAEIADLMNRVELMKKERSIFWLREFRVWMDHASENFVEITKPTEQTMHNEKENYRKKKSSKRYLGDSSRYVSDSVLASGDDSSTNILESDNSLADMSIGLPANQFFTQVSSLGNSGRVFLAGGIDLKEEHQQFTSSHSDVFAIQGAHGVVENVIISPLSAIDGISESHLSSAYVGSPPHYQEGILHRRHTLVKEILQLSADSYSVASSDSNTSCSDDAFCESTSAVDKSLNESYLRNIEEHSSSIDFEDKGFDQRHEIPHVRENGISYSCDDQTSRMQKSPNLEQFHHSQSNKFPAAATLDDGLSQFFNQEADYLEKRKGKRKSKKKVIPLEGENNVVSKKELFFKSNGNLDICGAEQTWTNAIVTPATDDAHKFPGSRCASLGDDGFVENYFNANIADSSMHETCQRYMCCDCVLEPQSKYRERCREVGLVLSSENKLYVLFIGLAGDQSGTIISLAGCHKVEDIREVSVGLGLQVVSLEQVQVELFEKQICGGSKVNLYQYSMVLFWCNHNGEDIWLSRSLFVMGMHLLVCVEDLMHFSSLSVDSSWPPYFSLDSCCSIVDLSEMVIEARERLCVTLALKRDASEFSSSAKAGKAASNYEKTRPSSVTWKLRWFSIESLCNFVALVKAIHAGTSLSPLHVRCIP from the exons ATGGCGATTGTGACCGGGGATCGGTACCTGGAGAAGCTGGTGGAATTCATCGAGGGGCAGACCGGTCCGCTGCTCGAAGGTTCCCTCGTGCTGAAGCTTAACCCGGCGGGCTTGCACTACGTGCAGTCGCGGCTGGAGGCGCTGAACGAATTGGAGAGCCTGCTCGCCGGTACGCCCGTGGACTACCTCCGCGCCTACGTGTCGGACCTCGGAGACCACCGCGCGCTAGAGCAGCTCCGCCGGATTCTCCGCCTTTTGCCCTCGCTCAAGGTAGTCTCCACTCTCCCACCGCCGTCTCGGGACCCCACGCCGCTGTCGTTGCGCCCCTTCGGTAGGCTGAGGATTCTGGAGCTCAGAGGCTGTGATTTGTCCGCCACCGCTGCCCGAGGGTTGTTGGAGTTGAGGCACACCTTGGAAAAGCTCATATGCTACAATTCCACg GATGCCCTACGGCATATTTTTGCTAGTAGAATTGCTGAGATAAAAGGCTCTCCCCAGTGGAACCGGTTGTCCTTTGTTTCGTGTGCATGTAATGGCTTGGTTCTAATGGACGAGTCTTTGCAGCTTCTTCCTGCTGTTGAAACTCTTGATCTTAGCCGCAACAAGTTTGCAAAAGTGGATAACCTTCGCAAGTGTGCCAAATTGAAGCACCTGGATCTTGGTTTTAATAACCTTAGATCAATTTCGTACTTCAGGGAG GTCTCCTGTCGTATTGGTAAACTTGTTTTGAGGAACAATGCTCTAACTACATTGCATGGAATTGAGAATTTGAAGTCACTTGAAGGGCTTGATGTTTCCTACAACATCATTTCCAATTTTTCAGAGATAGAGTTCCTTGTGTGCCTTCCATCTCTACGAAGCTTATGGTTGGAAGGAAATCCATTATGTTGTGCTCGATGGTATAGAGTGCAAGTATTCAGCTATTTTACTCATCTAGATAAA TTGAAGTTAGATGACAAGCACATCAGCAACAGAGAGTACTGGAAACGGCAAATTATTATTGCCAGCAGGCAGAAGCGGCCTGCCACCTTTGGCTTTTATTCTCCTGCAAAAGATGAAGCTAAAGAGGAGGGGGGGAACATTAACCAAAAGAGG AGAAAGGCATCCCGTCTTGTTTTTCTTGAGAATGAAGAAGAGAACACATGTATGTATTCTGACCCAGAGTCGGTGTTGTGTGATGCTGAGATTCGAAGCAGAGAGGAGAGTGTTCTGTCTGATGCTGAAGCTGAAATTGCTGATTTGATGAATAGAGTTGAGCTCATGAAGAAAGAGCGTTCCATTTTTTGGTTACGTGAGTTTAGGGTGTGGATGGATCATGCTTCTGAGAATTTTGTGGAAATAACTAAACCTACTGAGCAAACAATGCATAATGAAAAAGagaattatagaaaaaaaaagtcaagTAAAAGGTATCTTGGCGATAGTTCGAGATATGTCTCTGACTCTGTTCTAGCTTCTGGAGATGATAGTAGTACAAATATTTTAGAATCTGATAACTCCTTAGCAGATATGTCTATTGGTTTGCCTGCTAATCAATTCTTTACCCAAGTTAGCTCACTGGGGAATAGTGGTAGGGTTTTTCTGGCTGGGGGAATTGATCTGAAAGAGGAGCATCAGCAATTTACAAGTTCCCACTCCGATGTTTTTGCCATCCAAGGTGCTCATGGGGTGGTTGAAAATGTCATCATATCACCATTATCAGCCATCGATGGTATATCAGAGTCTCATTTGTCTTCTGCTTACGTTGGATCTCCCCCTCATTATCAAGAGGGCATTCTTCATCGTCGCCACACCTTAGTCAAGGAAATTTTGCAGCTATCCGCAGATTCTTATTCGGTGGCATCATCAGATAGTAATACCAGCTGTAGTGATGATGCTTTCTGTGAATCAACATCTGCAGTTGATAAGTCACTGAATGAATCTTATCTTAGGAATATTGAAGAGCACTCATCTTCAAttgattttgaggataaggGTTTTGACCAAAGACATGAAATTCCTCATGTAAGAGAAAATGGTATATCTTATTCATGTGATGACCAAACCTCCAGAATGCAGAAATCTCCAAATTTAGAACAGTTCCACCATTCACAGAGCAATAAATTTCCTGCTGCTGCTACTCTAGATGATGGACTTTCTCAATTTTTCAACCAAGAGGCTGATTATTTGGAGAAGAGAAAAGGCAaaaggaaatcaaagaaaaaagtgaTACCACTAGAAGGGGAGAATAATGTGGTTAGCAAGAAAGAGTTGTTTTTTAAATCTAATGGCAATTTGGATATTTGTGGAGCTGAACAGACTTGGACAAATGCAATTGTAACCCCAGCAACGGATGATGCTCATAAATTTCCTGGGTCTAGGTGCGCATCGCTTGGGGATGATGGTTTTGTTGAGAACTATTTCAATGCAAATATTGCAGATTCCAGCATGCATGAAACTTGTCAGCGGTATATGTGTTGTGATTGTGTACTTGAGCCTCAATCCAAGTATAGAGAGAG ATGCAGAGAGGTGGGTCTGGTACTGAGCAGTGAAAACAAGTTGTATGTTCTGTTCATTGGTCTTGCAGGGGATCAATCAG GAACTATCATAAGTTTAGCAGGTTGCCACAAAGTTGAAGATATTAGAGAGGTTTCAGTTGGTCTTGGACTTCAGGTTGTGAG TTTGGAGCAGGTTCAGGTTGAGTTGTTTGAGAAACAAATTTGTGGAGGTTCAAAAGTGAACTTATACCAATATTCTATGGTGCTATTCTGGTGCAACCACAATGGAG AGGATATATGGCTTTCAAGATCACTATTTGTGATGGGAATGCATCTGCTTGTGTGTGTTGAAGACCTTATGCACTTTAGCTCCCTTTCGGTGGATTCATCTTGGCCCCCATATTTCTCACTCGATTCATGTTGCTCCATTGTCGACTTATCTGAGATG GTCATCGAGGCTAGAGAGAGGCTGTGTGTGACATTAGCTCTTAAACGTGATGCATCAGAGTTCTCCTCCTCTGCCAAAGCTGGCAAGGCAGCCAGCAATTATGAAAAGACACGTCCAAGCTCTGTAACATGGAAGCTAAGGTGGTTCTCCATAGAAAGTCTCTGCAATTTTGTGGCATTGGTGAAGGCAATCCATGCTGGAACATCATTGTCTCCTTTGCATGTAAGATGTATACCATGA
- the LOC122296222 gene encoding uncharacterized protein LOC122296222 isoform X3, translating to MAIVTGDRYLEKLVEFIEGQTGPLLEGSLVLKLNPAGLHYVQSRLEALNELESLLAGTPVDYLRAYVSDLGDHRALEQLRRILRLLPSLKVVSTLPPPSRDPTPLSLRPFGRLRILELRGCDLSATAARGLLELRHTLEKLICYNSTDALRHIFASRIAEIKGSPQWNRLSFVSCACNGLVLMDESLQLLPAVETLDLSRNKFAKVDNLRKCAKLKHLDLGFNNLRSISYFREVSCRIGKLVLRNNALTTLHGIENLKSLEGLDVSYNIISNFSEIEFLVCLPSLRSLWLEGNPLCCARWYRVQVFSYFTHLDKLKLDDKHISNREYWKRQIIIASRQKRPATFGFYSPAKDEAKEEGGNINQKRRKASRLVFLENEEENTCMYSDPESVLCDAEIRSREESVLSDAEAEIADLMNRVELMKKERSIFWLREFRVWMDHASENFVEITKPTEQTMHNEKENYRKKKSSKRYLGDSSRYVSDSVLASGDDSSTNILESDNSLADMSIGLPANQFFTQVSSLGNSGRVFLAGGIDLKEEHQQFTSSHSDVFAIQGAHGVVENVIISPLSAIDGISESHLSSAYVGSPPHYQEGILHRRHTLVKEILQLSADSYSVASSDSNTSCSDDAFCESTSAVDKSLNESYLRNIEEHSSSIDFEDKGFDQRHEIPHVRENGISYSCDDQTSRMQKSPNLEQFHHSQSNKFPAAATLDDGLSQFFNQEADYLEKRKGKRKSKKKVIPLEGENNVVSKKELFFKSNGNLDICGAEQTWTNAIVTPATDDAHKFPGSRCASLGDDGFVENYFNANIADSSMHETCQRYMCCDCVLEPQSKYRERCREVGLVLSSENKLYVLFIGLAGDQSGQRMIAGGTIISLAGCHKVEDIREVSVGLGLQVVSLEQVQVELFEKQICGGSKVNLYQYSMVLFWCNHNGEDIWLSRSLFVMGMHLLVCVEDLMHFSSLSVDSSWPPYFSLDSCCSIVDLSEMVIEARERLCVTLALKRDASEFSSSAKAGKAASNYEKTRPSSVTWKLRWFSIESLCNFVALVKAIHAGTSLSPLHVRCIP from the exons ATGGCGATTGTGACCGGGGATCGGTACCTGGAGAAGCTGGTGGAATTCATCGAGGGGCAGACCGGTCCGCTGCTCGAAGGTTCCCTCGTGCTGAAGCTTAACCCGGCGGGCTTGCACTACGTGCAGTCGCGGCTGGAGGCGCTGAACGAATTGGAGAGCCTGCTCGCCGGTACGCCCGTGGACTACCTCCGCGCCTACGTGTCGGACCTCGGAGACCACCGCGCGCTAGAGCAGCTCCGCCGGATTCTCCGCCTTTTGCCCTCGCTCAAGGTAGTCTCCACTCTCCCACCGCCGTCTCGGGACCCCACGCCGCTGTCGTTGCGCCCCTTCGGTAGGCTGAGGATTCTGGAGCTCAGAGGCTGTGATTTGTCCGCCACCGCTGCCCGAGGGTTGTTGGAGTTGAGGCACACCTTGGAAAAGCTCATATGCTACAATTCCACg GATGCCCTACGGCATATTTTTGCTAGTAGAATTGCTGAGATAAAAGGCTCTCCCCAGTGGAACCGGTTGTCCTTTGTTTCGTGTGCATGTAATGGCTTGGTTCTAATGGACGAGTCTTTGCAGCTTCTTCCTGCTGTTGAAACTCTTGATCTTAGCCGCAACAAGTTTGCAAAAGTGGATAACCTTCGCAAGTGTGCCAAATTGAAGCACCTGGATCTTGGTTTTAATAACCTTAGATCAATTTCGTACTTCAGGGAG GTCTCCTGTCGTATTGGTAAACTTGTTTTGAGGAACAATGCTCTAACTACATTGCATGGAATTGAGAATTTGAAGTCACTTGAAGGGCTTGATGTTTCCTACAACATCATTTCCAATTTTTCAGAGATAGAGTTCCTTGTGTGCCTTCCATCTCTACGAAGCTTATGGTTGGAAGGAAATCCATTATGTTGTGCTCGATGGTATAGAGTGCAAGTATTCAGCTATTTTACTCATCTAGATAAA TTGAAGTTAGATGACAAGCACATCAGCAACAGAGAGTACTGGAAACGGCAAATTATTATTGCCAGCAGGCAGAAGCGGCCTGCCACCTTTGGCTTTTATTCTCCTGCAAAAGATGAAGCTAAAGAGGAGGGGGGGAACATTAACCAAAAGAGG AGAAAGGCATCCCGTCTTGTTTTTCTTGAGAATGAAGAAGAGAACACATGTATGTATTCTGACCCAGAGTCGGTGTTGTGTGATGCTGAGATTCGAAGCAGAGAGGAGAGTGTTCTGTCTGATGCTGAAGCTGAAATTGCTGATTTGATGAATAGAGTTGAGCTCATGAAGAAAGAGCGTTCCATTTTTTGGTTACGTGAGTTTAGGGTGTGGATGGATCATGCTTCTGAGAATTTTGTGGAAATAACTAAACCTACTGAGCAAACAATGCATAATGAAAAAGagaattatagaaaaaaaaagtcaagTAAAAGGTATCTTGGCGATAGTTCGAGATATGTCTCTGACTCTGTTCTAGCTTCTGGAGATGATAGTAGTACAAATATTTTAGAATCTGATAACTCCTTAGCAGATATGTCTATTGGTTTGCCTGCTAATCAATTCTTTACCCAAGTTAGCTCACTGGGGAATAGTGGTAGGGTTTTTCTGGCTGGGGGAATTGATCTGAAAGAGGAGCATCAGCAATTTACAAGTTCCCACTCCGATGTTTTTGCCATCCAAGGTGCTCATGGGGTGGTTGAAAATGTCATCATATCACCATTATCAGCCATCGATGGTATATCAGAGTCTCATTTGTCTTCTGCTTACGTTGGATCTCCCCCTCATTATCAAGAGGGCATTCTTCATCGTCGCCACACCTTAGTCAAGGAAATTTTGCAGCTATCCGCAGATTCTTATTCGGTGGCATCATCAGATAGTAATACCAGCTGTAGTGATGATGCTTTCTGTGAATCAACATCTGCAGTTGATAAGTCACTGAATGAATCTTATCTTAGGAATATTGAAGAGCACTCATCTTCAAttgattttgaggataaggGTTTTGACCAAAGACATGAAATTCCTCATGTAAGAGAAAATGGTATATCTTATTCATGTGATGACCAAACCTCCAGAATGCAGAAATCTCCAAATTTAGAACAGTTCCACCATTCACAGAGCAATAAATTTCCTGCTGCTGCTACTCTAGATGATGGACTTTCTCAATTTTTCAACCAAGAGGCTGATTATTTGGAGAAGAGAAAAGGCAaaaggaaatcaaagaaaaaagtgaTACCACTAGAAGGGGAGAATAATGTGGTTAGCAAGAAAGAGTTGTTTTTTAAATCTAATGGCAATTTGGATATTTGTGGAGCTGAACAGACTTGGACAAATGCAATTGTAACCCCAGCAACGGATGATGCTCATAAATTTCCTGGGTCTAGGTGCGCATCGCTTGGGGATGATGGTTTTGTTGAGAACTATTTCAATGCAAATATTGCAGATTCCAGCATGCATGAAACTTGTCAGCGGTATATGTGTTGTGATTGTGTACTTGAGCCTCAATCCAAGTATAGAGAGAG ATGCAGAGAGGTGGGTCTGGTACTGAGCAGTGAAAACAAGTTGTATGTTCTGTTCATTGGTCTTGCAGGGGATCAATCAGGTCAGCGTATGATTGCAGGAG GAACTATCATAAGTTTAGCAGGTTGCCACAAAGTTGAAGATATTAGAGAGGTTTCAGTTGGTCTTGGACTTCAGGTTGTGAG TTTGGAGCAGGTTCAGGTTGAGTTGTTTGAGAAACAAATTTGTGGAGGTTCAAAAGTGAACTTATACCAATATTCTATGGTGCTATTCTGGTGCAACCACAATGGAG AGGATATATGGCTTTCAAGATCACTATTTGTGATGGGAATGCATCTGCTTGTGTGTGTTGAAGACCTTATGCACTTTAGCTCCCTTTCGGTGGATTCATCTTGGCCCCCATATTTCTCACTCGATTCATGTTGCTCCATTGTCGACTTATCTGAGATG GTCATCGAGGCTAGAGAGAGGCTGTGTGTGACATTAGCTCTTAAACGTGATGCATCAGAGTTCTCCTCCTCTGCCAAAGCTGGCAAGGCAGCCAGCAATTATGAAAAGACACGTCCAAGCTCTGTAACATGGAAGCTAAGGTGGTTCTCCATAGAAAGTCTCTGCAATTTTGTGGCATTGGTGAAGGCAATCCATGCTGGAACATCATTGTCTCCTTTGCATGTAAGATGTATACCATGA